The window GGAAGGATCAACCTCAGGTGCCTTGCATCTTCCGCTTGACGGAAGAGAATGGATTCTGGTATCTAGACCAAATCAGAAGAGACCAGTACATTCCAAATGAAGAATTTCTTAATTCTGATCTCCTAGAAGACAGCAAATACCGAAAAATCTACTCCTTTACTCTCAAGCCTCGAACAATCGAAGATTTTGAGTCTATGAATACATACCTGCAgacttctccagcatctgtgttTACTAGCAAATCATTTTGTTCTTTGCAGACCCCAGATGGGGTTCACTGTTTAGTGGGCTGCACCCTCACCTATAGGAGATTCAATTACAAGGACAATACAGATCTGATAGAGTTCAAGACTCTGAATGAGGAACAAATAGAAAAAGtgctgaaaaatatatttaatatttccttGGAGAGAAAGCTTGTGCCCAAACATGGTGATAGATTTTTTACTATTTAGAATAAggagtaggctgggcacggtggctcacgcctgtaatcccagcactttggggggccgaggtgggcggatcacgaggtcaagagatcgagaccatcctggctaacatggtgaaaccccgtctctactaaaaacaaaaaaaaaattagctgggcgtggtggcgggcacctgtagtctcagctactcaggaggctgaggcagaagaatggtgtgaacctgggaggtggagcttgagtgagctgagatcgcgtcactgcactccagcctggacgaccaagtgagactccatctcaaaaaaaaaaaaaaaaaaaaaaaaaaaaaaataaggagtaAAACAATCTTGTGTATTTGTCACCCAGCTCACCAGTTATCAACTGATGACCTATCATGTATCTTCTGTACCCttacattattttgaagaaaatcctAGACATCAAATCATTTCACCTATAAAAATGTCAGCATATATAATTAAAcagctttttaaagaaacataaccACAAaccttttcaaataataaaaataaaggtattttaaaGATGGCCTGTGGCTATCTTGGAAATCGGTGATTTATGCTAGAAAGCTTTTAATGTTGGTTTATTGTTGAATTCCTAGAAAAGTTTTATTGGTAGATGAGTAAAATATTGTGAAAAAATTTATTGTCTATAAAGTATATTCAAACATTGTTGGCTAatataatttgaattaaaatggTTTTGTTGGAGGACTTACGATATTATGGGGCTACATAATTTTTCCCGAATGTTCTCTTCCTCTGATCTTTCTTGtctcttaaattattttacttccttGTGCTCTTTGCCATATGAGAATGAACATGAGCTTTTCTTGTGTAGATCTGAGTTGAAATCCTGTGGACACTGGGTGAATTACTTTTTGTATCTGTAGCTCTGACTCCTTAggcataaaatgggaataatgctTTTGCAGTTCAGTGGCAGAACTAAACTCCCAACACATATTTGTTATATGGATCAATTAATAATGTCAGTCATGTTTTTGGTGCTAAGtcattatttaataaaagttattCTTCTATCTTGcttgcccccccacccccctcacCCCTGTCATCTGCCTGCTTCTTTCTTGATTAAATATTGGTAAGATATTAGATGCTCAAGATCTAAGAGTGCCTCAGAATCTGAATCTTTGCATATCTATAATTCATCTGTTTGTGGATTCCAGTATCAGGACTATAGTTTAACGTGCAGACTTGATCTTACACTATTCTTCCTCTTCAACTTGTGATCATTGTAATAAGGTTAAGAGAAAGGCAGGGACTAGAATGAAGAAATTTTAGTTAAGAGAACAAGGTATGTTGTAACATGGGTATTTTATGTGGCAATATAACGGTTGGGAGTTGCTGGTGTGGGTGGATATCTTACGAAGAGGTAGAAATGAGACATGGCCTCAGtgggaaggaaggatgaaagaTATATTTTGGTATTTGATGGCTTGCCATCTTCCTTACTGTACTGGCCTTTTTCAACTCTGCTGCTATCTGGCAGCAATGCCAGGTCACTTCTTGTACTCTTGGGCAGAAATGAGTTTTTCACTTTCTGACCAGGACCATGCCTATGGAGTAGATGTTGACAAGAAACACTGAGCAGATCAAAATGTGGCTCAAGGAGAATGGCACAGTTTTGTTCAAATGAATCAAGGAAGTCTTATCGCACAAGAGTATCCTGGAACTGAATGCAATTgactttttagaaatatatatcacatatggaaaaaaaaatgacctggaATATGTTGAAAgacatgtatataatatttagCATCTAGATTGATGACTTCTGCCCTGACTATGCAATGTTAACTTTTCTCAAGTGAAATCTAAATGAGTGAAGGAGAATAATCTTGCCAATTCACTTGGTCAGAGATCTTAAGATGACTCCTAATTACTTGTGTTTGTCCAAACTATTGTCTCTGTTTTTGGTGGCCCCTTGGAGATTAGAATGTGCCATGTCCTGTCAAGACCCCAAGACAAGTAAGGTAGAATCCAAACACTTTGTATATAGCCGGAAATGTGGGGGTGTTGGATGTATATTTCAGTTTCTTCTATCATGATGGTGAAGCTGAGTGTGAACCTTTATCTCCCATTCTCTGCACTAAGCCAGGGAGATAATCTGTGACAAATGCCGCTACTGGTGTTTAGGTTGTACTCTCGTGGGGAGAGAGCTACTAGAAGTTGGCTCAATTGTATATTTGCCAGTTTGTTTCCGGTGTCTAGGGCCACTCAGAAATGCACAGCCCCATTGACTCCCAGGCTAGGTCATTAAAGAGACAGTCCCTTCTATGAGCACTACACAAGTTGTGGCAGTTGGTGTGTGGATCAACTACCTCTAAAAAATATGGGTAGACTTGGAATAATCACTGGAGTGAGCTAGAGGAAAGGCTCAGGAGGTGATATCCTTCAGCTCAGGCTTTTGGAGGGTTACTGTTTGTCTACCCCATTAGCTCACCAACGCAAATTCAGTGGAAGTCAAGCTGCCAAGTAGCCACTTAAAAAATGTGcaataggctgggtatggtgactcatgcctgtaattctagcactttgggaggtcgaggcgggtggatcacctgaggtcaggagttcgggaccagcctggtcaacgtagtgaagcccgtctctattaaaaatacaaaaattagccatgtgtggtggtgggtgactgtaatcccagctactcaggaggctgaggcaggaaaattgcttgaacccaggagggggaggttgctgtgagccaagatcacaccactgcactccagcctaagcgacaagagcaagactctgtccggaaaaaaaaaaaaaaaaaaaaaaaaaaaaagtgcaataaaCCCCTTCTGGAGAAAAAAATTGGGCTGTGCATTCcagcttttttgtgtgtgcactACACCCAGAAAGCATACTCTATGGAAACCCCATCTTTGTTCTGTGACCTAGAGAAACACACATGCCTAGTCTCCTTTACTGTTAGTGCCAGGAGGCTTAGGATGCTGTCCTTCATGTGGAAGCTGTAAAAGTTGGGGCATAAGGAAAATAACTGCCAattgaaaatactattttcaatTGTATTCTTCAAATctattcttcaaacatgaaggggAGATAAAACCCAAAGCTAAAGAAGTAATCACCACCAGActtgtcttacaagaaatgctaaagggatttCTTCATCTGAAAGGAAAGGACGCTAACATGCAACAAGAAAATATGTGAAGGTATGAAACTCACGGGTGAGAGTAAGTACACAGACAGATTTATAATACTCTAAGAGTgcaattgtggtgtgtaaaccaCAATATCTTTAGTATGAAGACTAAAAGACAAAGCTACCAAAACTAATGACAACAATTTGTTAGGAGATGGGCAACATAAAATGATGTAAATTGTGccaacaaaaagtcaaaatacGGGAGGCATGGAGTAAAAGTGCagagttttaaactttttttatattGGCTTCCATTCTTTGTGCTGAATGTTAAGTTTCCATCAGTTTAAAGTAACTTGTTATAGCTTTAAGATTTTTTGTAAGCCTCATAGTAACTACAAAACGAAAGGTTGTCATAgacatactaaaaataaaaagaaagtaattaaaacacactcccagagaaaatcacttaaccacaaaggaagttgggaaggaaggaagaacagaattaaaaacaatcaaagctgggcatgatggcatgtaccgacagtcctagatactcaggaggctgaggcaggaggatcacttaagcccaggagttaaaggatTCAGTTAGCTATGACCACATCAATGCATTCAAAACTTGTTGACAGACAGCGAccttgtcaaaataaaataatataaaataaaataaaaacaaaaaactaggcgtggtggctcattcttgtaatctcagcagtttgggaggctaaggtgggcagctcacttgagcccaggagttcaagaccagcctgggcaccatggcaaaaccccatctctactataaatacaaaaatcagccaagtgtagtggcacattcctgtaatcccagctacttgggaggcttaggcatgagaattacctgggaggcagaggttgcagtgagctgagattgtaccattgcactccagactgggcaagagagtgagacactgtttcaaataaataggtaagtaaataaataaaacagccaaaaaacaagtaacaaaatggcacAAGTATGTCTTTATCTAGCAATAATAACAATGCatgtaaatggaaaaaattaaaagatgtagAATAgctgaatagattttaaaaaaatactcaattatatgctgtctacaagaaactcatgTAGCCTATAAAGGCACATGTAAActgaaagtaaagagatggaaaaagacactcaatgcaaatggaaaccaaaaatgagcaggaatagctatatttatatcagataaaacagacttccaGTCAAAATTGTAAAATGAGGCAAAAAGGTTACTAcgtaatgataaagggatcaattcagcaagatggCAAGatgatataacaataataaatatatatgcacccaacatgaAGTAGCCAAGTACATAAACATTAATAAATCTAAAGGGAGAAGTAGACAGCAATAAATAATATTAGGGAACTTTAACAACCCACTTTCTACAATGGACAagtcatccagacagaaaatcaacaaagaaacaaaggagtTAAACGGCATTCTAGACCAAAAGGACATAACTGAGATTTGTAAAACACTTTATCCAACTGCTACAAAACACACAATCTTTTCACTAGTACACGGAACACTGTCCAGGATATACTATATGTTAGGCCACACAATGATGTCAACAAATTTTTGAAGTTGAactcatatcaagtatcttttctaacTGCCATGAAATAAAACTGGGAATCAATAACAAGAGGGATTTGGGAAAgcatacaaatacataaaaattaaacagcatgctCCTAAACAACCAATaggtcaatgaataaattaagaatgaaaattaaacattttgtgactcaaatgaaaatggaagcacATCGTATCAAAACCTGTGAGATTCttaatacagcaaaagcagcatTAAGACAAAGTTTATAGTAATACATGCCTATCAAAAAGGTAGAAAAGTTTTCTATAAACAGCCTAATAATGTACTTTAAGAAACTAGGAAAACAAGaataaactaaacccaaaatagtagaagaaaaggaataataaatattagtgcagaaaaaaaaaaaaaaaacagtagaaatGATCCACTAAATGAAaagctggatttttgaaaagataaataaagtcaACAAACCTTCAtatggataaaaaaaaatacaactgatgccacagaaatacagtACATTATTGTAAACTATTATGAACAAGTATATGCCAACACATTTcaaaacctagaataaatggacaaattcctggacacttacaacCTACcaaattgaaccatgaagaaacagaagaccTCAACAGATTTATAATGAGTTATGAGATCAAGCAGTAATAAAAAATtccccatcaaagaaaagcccaggacttgaTGGCTTCATGCTaaatctaccaaacatttaaagaagaactaacaccagTTTTACTCTAACTCTtcagaaaaaatgaagagaatgaaaTCTAAATTAATTCTCTGAGCGCAGTATTACCCtgaaaccaaaaccagaaaaggacacaGCGAAAAAAGAAACCTACatgccaatattcctgatgaacacagatgaaaaaaattttctacaagatactagcaaactgaattcaataacACATGTAAAACATCATCACCACGATCAAGCGGGATTCCTCCTAGAGATGCAAATACGGgttaataaatgcaaatcaataaaggtgATACATCACATGAACATAATCAAGAGaaatcatatgattatttcaatagatgctgggaaagcatttcataaaattcaacatcccttagtgataaaaattctcagcaaattgGGTATGGAAGGAACAaagcttaaaacaataaagaatatatatatatataacccaaATAcagagctaacatcatactgaacagggaaaaattgaaagcctttcctctacgATTAGAAAAAAGATAAGTATGCCCATTTTCAGCAATTTTATTCAATGTAATACTGGAAGTTTTAGAGGagttagacaagagaaagaaataaagagcatccaaattggaaagaattcaAATTATCCTTCTTTATAAATGACGTGATCTTATGTTTAGAAAAAGTCAAACACTCTAGCAAAAAATGGTttgaactgataaatgaattcactaaagttgcaggatataaaacaaacatacaaaaattattagcatTTCTAGATGCAAAtagtgaacaaactgaaaaagaaatcacgGAAGctattccatttataatagttacacaaaaacaaaaacctagtcacaaatttaacttaaaatgaaACATCTctcattgaaaactataaaatattgatgaaatacATTGAACAGGACACAGCAAATAAAAAGATATCCATGCTCATTGATTGGaaaaattaatgttgttaaaatgtataCATCATCCAAAGTGACCTGCAGgttaaatgcaatccctatcaaaattctaatggcattcttcacaggaATAGAAAcagattctaaaatttgtatagagCTACTAAAGACCCTGAACAGCAAAAGCAATTTTGAgcaaaaaaatcaaacctagaggcatcacactatctcacttcaaaatgtattataaagcTTTAATAACCATAATAGCAGGGTACTGCcattaaaacagacacacagaccaatggtaTAGAATCCAGAATCCAGAAATAACCCTAGGCATTTACAgccaatttatttttgacaaaggcattaagaacatacattggggaaagaacagtctcttcaataaatggtgctgggaaaatcgcTACATTTTTATGCTGAGAAAAGAACCTagagtaatttaattttttgatttaattttaattacaaaattaaaacggattaaagacttaagtataAGAACTGACaccatgaaactactagaagaaactATAGGAGAAATGCTTTAGTACACCGGTCTGTGCAAAGATTTTTTTGGGTAAATTCAAAAATACAggaaatcaaagcaaaaataacaaatgggattatatcacaCTAAATGGCTTCTGCAAATCAAGGGAAACAAGCAACAaactgaagagacaacccacaggataggagaaaatatttgtaaactatacatttgacaagagattaatagccaaaatatataaggagctcaaacaactcaatagcaaacaaACCTACAAatgatcttattttaaaaatgagcaaatgatctgaacagacatttctcggAAGAAGATTTACGAATGTCCcacaggtatataaaaaaaaatgcttgtctaaacatggtggctcactcctgtaatcccaatgctttcgagggccaaggtgagaggatcacgtgaggtcaggagttcaagactggcccgggcaacctagcaagatctgcatctctacttaaaaaaactaaaaaataaaaaataaaaaaaaattacagaattagccaggcatcttgGCACACGCCCATAGTCAAACTACTCAGGATgttgaggtggcaggatcacttgagcctaggtgtttgaggttgcaatgagctatgatcatgccactgcactccagcctgggtaacagagcgaaactctattaaaaaacaaaacaaaacaaaaaacaaaaacagaaaggaataaaagaaaaatactaaacattgctaatcatcaaggaaatgcaaatcaaaaccacaatgagttatctcacgccagttaaaatggctattaataaaaataaacaaaaaataagaaatgctgaTAAGGCTATGGAGAAGGGGAAATGCTAGTACActgtggtgggaatgtagattagtagatccactttggaaaatagtatggaggttccttcAAAAACCAAGAAAAGGACTATGATATGCTCCAGtaatcctacttctgggtatatatctagaagaaaggaaatcaattacTGAAGCGGTATGTGTActctcatgtttactgcagcactgttcacaatagccaagatattgCTTTAACCTATGTGTCCATCCATggattaatggataaataaaaggtggtatatatacacaatggagtattatacaaccatgaaaaaaatgaaatcctcttGTTTGGAGTAGTATGGATGGAACCGGAGGACATCATGTTCAgtaaaataagctaggcacagacagacaaatattacatgttctcaaaTGTGGTTACTAAAAAAGTGGATTTCATGGAGGTaaagagcagaatggtggtttaCCAGGGCTGGGAAGGGCATGGAGGAGGTGGGGATGTAAAGAGGGTGACTAATGTGTACCAAAATAGtcagatgaaataatttttagtattctACAGCACAGTAGTTTGACTAtagtaaacaataatttattgtgtatttcaaaatagctagaagagatgtagaatgttcccaacacaaagaagtgctaaatgtttgaggggatgaaTGTGCAAATTATACTGACTTGATTaatacacattctatgcatgtaacaaaatatcacatgtaccctatacATATACAATTGTTATGTatcaatagaaaagaataaaataataaagaaatttaactaaaaaaaaagaaagacctatacattgaaaagtataaaacattgataCATGAAATTAcggaagacacaaataaatgaaagtgtGTCCCATATTTGTGGAgaggaattaatattttttaaatagccataCTACCCCAAAGCATATATTAAttcaatccttatcaaaattccaattcTATTTTTCACAGAAACTTTAACAAATTCAAAAATTCACTTGAAACCACCAAAtgccccaaatagccaaagtaatcttgaGAAAGTAGAACAAAGTTgtaggcatcacacttcctgatttcaagttatattacaaaattatacTAATTAAAATTGTATGGTATTGGAATAAAAACAGACTCATACagtaaaggaacagaatagacagctcagaaataaacccaaacatgtatggtcagctaatttttgacTTGCCTCTAAGAAGATACAATGAGGAAAGTATAGCTACTTAGAAAATATTGTTAGATAAATTGGATGTCCACAGGCAAAAGAATGAAAGTGGACCCTTATCTCACATAGATACACCAAAATCAGCTCTCAGTGGATAAAACATCACACATAAAACCAGAATtgtaaaacttctagaataaaacataagagaaaacctCCTTGATGTTGGCCTAGCAATCACTTTTTGGATATCACACCAAAAGCTCAGGATACAAAAGCAAGAATagataaatggaattacatcaaactaagaagcacctgcacagcaaagaaaactatcAACAAAATAGAAAGGCAATGTGTAGACTGgaagagaatatatttgcaaaccatttacttgataaggggttaatatccaaagtaAAAGAGCAATTCATACAACtcaacaggaaaacaaaacaaaacaaaaacaaaaaccaaaaaacaaaaccaaacaaaacaaaaaacagattaaaaaatgacctgaatagacattttcccaaagaacacacacaaatgcCTAACAACCCTATGAACAAATGCTCTGCATCATTAGTCCtcagggaaatataaattaaaaccacagtgagctaactactcacacctgttagaatgactatttTCAAAAAGGCAAGAGGGAACAAGTGTTTTCcatgatgtggagaaaagggaactttttTATACAATGTTGGCAGGAATGGAAATTCCTGCAGCCATTACaggaaacagtatggaggttcgtcaaagaaataaaaatagaactatcatatgattcaACAATCTGTCTGCtcgttatatacccaaaggaaatgaatttaGCCCCTTGTACTAACATCTGTGCtttcatgtttattgtggcattattcacaatagcccacaTATTAAGTCAGCCTATCAGCTGACAGATTAATGGACAAAggaattgtggtatatatatacaatggaatattagtcagcCTTAAAAAAGCAGCAGATACGGCCATTTGCAACCACACAGATGAAACATGAGATCAGTATGCTAAATTAAATAAGCTAGACACAGGAAAACACCACATGATCTCATAAGCAGAatctaaaaaatattcaaatacacaGGAACAGAGTAAAATTTTGTTTAacaagggaagggaggggggaaaaatagaaacatatagGTCAAAGGGTACAATCCTGCAGTTATTATAGGATGAGATCTAATGCACACTATGATAATtacagccaggtatggtggctcacacatataatccc of the Chlorocebus sabaeus isolate Y175 chromosome 8, mChlSab1.0.hap1, whole genome shotgun sequence genome contains:
- the LOC103215401 gene encoding arylamine N-acetyltransferase 1; translated protein: MDIEAYLERIGYKKSRNKLDLETLTDILQHQIRAVPFENLNIHCGEAMDLGLEAIFDQVVRRNRGGWCLQVNHLLYWALTTMGFETTMLGGYVYSTPAKKYSTGMIHLLLQVTIDGRKYIVDAGFGRSYQMWQPLELISGKDQPQVPCIFRLTEENGFWYLDQIRRDQYIPNEEFLNSDLLEDSKYRKIYSFTLKPRTIEDFESMNTYLQTSPASVFTSKSFCSLQTPDGVHCLVGCTLTYRRFNYKDNTDLIEFKTLNEEQIEKVLKNIFNISLERKLVPKHGDRFFTI